One window of Manihot esculenta cultivar AM560-2 chromosome 17, M.esculenta_v8, whole genome shotgun sequence genomic DNA carries:
- the LOC110605010 gene encoding expansin-like B1: MAPSFKSQSLTLLSFASLLIMQTLAAEAATCTDCFINSRAAHYPNSDEQGTDSGACGFGSFGATLNGGDVSAASDLYRGGVGCGACYQVRCTSSKYCTDKGVTVVVTDQGSSHDTDFILSRQAFGRMAQNADAAASLLALGVIDVEYRRVSCSYPNKNITIKMDENSNPPHYLAFVIWYQQGKQDITAVQLCETHNFVCKLLDRSYGAVWTTTSPPSGPLTLRMLFTGEDGEENWVVPVNNIPQDWKAGETYDTGLQVNV; this comes from the exons ATGGCTCCCTCCTTCAAGTCCCAGTCCCTTACTCTGCTTTCATTTGCGAGTCTGCTCATTATGCAGAcattggctgccgaagctgcaACATGCACAGACTGTTTCATTAATTCTAGAGCAGCTCATTATCCAAATTCTGATGAACAAGGAACAGATT CTGGTGCTTGTGGATTTGGTTCATTTGGGGCAACATTAAATGGTGGGGATGTCTCAGCTGCATCTGATCTCTACCGTGGTGGTGTTGGCTGCGGTGCTTGCTATCAG GTGAGGTGCACCAGCAGCAAGTATTGCACGGATAAAGGAGTAACTGTTGTGGTAACAGACCAAGGTTCAAGCCATGACACAGATTTTATTCTTAGCAGACAAGCTTTTGGTCGTATGGCTCAAAATGCAGATGCAGCTGCTTCATTATTAGCCCTTGGAGTAATCGATGTTGAATATAGACG TGTTTCATGCAGCTATCCAAACAAAAATATCACAATAAAAATGGATGAAAACAGTAACCCTCCTCACTATTTGGCATTTGTCATATGGTATCAACAAGGAAAGCAAGATATTACTGCTGTGCAGCTATGTGAG ACTCATAATTTCGTGTGCAAGCTGTTGGATAGGAGTTACGGAGCTGTATGGACAACTACGTCACCGCCAAGCGGACCTTTGACGCTGAGGATGCTATTTACCGGCGAGGATGGAGAGGAGAACTGGGTGGTGCCTGTCAATAACATCCCCCAAGACTGGAAAGCTGGAGAAACATATGATACAGGACTACAAGTGAATGTATAA